In the Arachis ipaensis cultivar K30076 chromosome B10, Araip1.1, whole genome shotgun sequence genome, one interval contains:
- the LOC107621903 gene encoding polygalacturonase QRT3-like, with protein MARIAPMWFLLLNLSCFFLTHHTSYGENLYIPRRRTNIISHGNHHEAMVRMKALFKASLISHDSIASPPSSFSPSPSPLPLQDQKKPHVYLVTSYGADPTGNSDSTEAILEAIGDATKVPSQWSLMKGIKDLGGAQIDLQGGNYIISKPLKMPVGVGNLMIHGGTIRASNTFPNNGHLIDLSTSSETKKSSTSPSYNYEFITFKNLLLDSNFRGGGISVINSLRINIENCYITHFTTTGILVQGGHETYITNSFLGQHVTAGGDKDERHFSGTGISLHGNDNAVTDVVIFSAEIGIMVTGQANTFSGVHCYNKAAGFGGTGIYLKLPSLTQTRIVNSYMDYTNIVAEDPVQILISSSFFLGDANVVLKSIKGVANGVTIVDNMFSGSNSGVEIVKLDESNCRFDKIEQVLVDGNIVDGMNLKATAAKISVHGNGTLWKADFNDVLLFRNRINHVQYSLSATGNTFPNHALRNVSENCVVIETSEVVSGSVFVTVDQGVAT; from the exons ATGGCAAGAATAGCTCCAATGTGGTTCTTGCTTCTGAATTTGTCTTGTTTCTTTCTAACTCATCATACTTCTTATGGTGAGAACTTGTATATTCCAAGAAGAAGGACCAATATTATTTCTCATGGCAATCATCATGAAGCTATGGTTAGAATGAAGGCATTATTTAAGGCCTCTCTTATTAGCCATGACTCAATTGCTTCACCACCATCTTCCTTCtcaccttctccttctcctcttccaTTACAA GATCAGAAGAAACCACATGTGTACCTTGTGACATCATATGGTGCTGATCCAACAGGAAATTCGGACAGTACTGAAGCTATTCTTGAAGCCATTGGAGATGCAACGAAAGTTCCAAGTCAATGGTCCTTGATGAAGGGCATAAAAGACCTTGGTGGTGCCCAGATTGATCTTCAGGGTGGAAATTACATTATTAGCAAACCATTGAAGATGCCAGTGGGGGTTGGAAACCTTATG ATACATGGAGGAACCATAAGAGCCTCAAACACTTTTCCAAATAACGGACACCTCATAGATCTGTCAACTTCAAGTGAAACCAAGAAAAGTTCAACTTCACCATCCTACAACTATGAGTTCATAACATTCAAGAACCTCTTGTTGGACTCAAACTTTAGAGGAGGGGGCATTTCCGTAATTAACTCACTCAGAATCAACATAGAAAATTGTTACATAACACATTTCACAACCACCGGAATTTTAGTCCAAGGCGGCCACGAAACCTACATAACAAACTCATTCCTTGGCCAGCACGTCACCGCCGGTGGCGACAAAGACGAACGCCATTTCTCCGGCACCGGAATAAGCCTTCATGGGAACGACAATGCCGTCACGGACGTGGTAATTTTCTCTGCCGAGATTGGAATAATGGTAACCGGTCAAGCCAACACTTTTTCCGGCGTGCATTGTTACAATAAGGCGGCGGGTTTCGGCGGCACCGGGATTTATTTGAAGCTACCGAGTTTAACACAAACTAGGATTGTGAATTCTTACATGGATTACACTAACATTGTTGCTGAAGACCCTGTCCAAATTCTCATTTCTAGTAGCTTCTTCCTTGGAGATGCAAATGTTGTGTTGAAATCTATCAAAGGCGTTGCCAATGGTGTTACAATTGTTGATAACATGTTCTCCGGATCGAATAGCGGAGTAGAAATCGTGAAGCTGGACGAATCGAATTGTCGTTTCGATAAAATCGAACAGGTTTTAGTTGATGGAAATATTGTTGATGGTATGAATTTGAAGGCGACGGCTGCGAAGATTTCTGTGCATGGGAATGGAACATTATGGAAAGCTGATTTTAACGATGTTCTTCTTTTTCGCAACCGAATTAATCATGTTCAGTACTCGTTAAGTGCCACGGGGAACACGTTCCCGAATCATGCTCTAAGGAATGTGTCTGAGAATTGTGTTGTGATTGAAACAAGTGAGGTTGTATCTGGTAGTGTTTTTGTCACGGTGGATCAAGGTGTTGCAACTTGA